Proteins from one Choloepus didactylus isolate mChoDid1 chromosome 4, mChoDid1.pri, whole genome shotgun sequence genomic window:
- the LOC119532890 gene encoding olfactory receptor 4K15-like codes for MDEGNISGVTEFLLHSLSGPRELQLFYFAFFTLFYLSIVLWNFLIVLTIISEPVLHTPMYFLLSNLSFIDVCLSTFATPKMIVDFLMEHKTISFEGCMAQIFFLHVFACGEMMLLVAMAYDRYVAICRPLHYAAIMSLRKCTALVVGSWVIGVLHSVSQLVFTVNLPFCGPNKVDSFFCDLPLVIKLACTNTYLLQVLMLSDSGLIAMTSFVLLLTSYSIILFTVQRRSSVGMAKARATLTAHVTVVTLFFGPCIFIYAWPFGNFPADKVLSIFYTVFTPLLNPLIYALRNKEVITAVRKLSRQVSS; via the coding sequence ATggatgaaggaaatatttcaggAGTTACTGAATTTCTATTGCATAGTCTTTCAGGTCCTCGAGAACTTCAGCttttctattttgcatttttcacacTTTTCTATTTATCCATTGTGCTGTGGAACTTCCTCATTGTGCTCACGATCATCTCTGAACCTGTGctacacacacccatgtacttcctTCTCAGTAACCTCTCCTTCATTGACGTGTGTCTGTCCACCTTTGCCACCCCCAAAATGATTGTAGACTTCCTCATGGAGCACAAGACCATCTCTTTTGAGGGCTGCATGGCCCAGATATTCTTCCTGCATGTCTTTGCCTGTGGAGAAATGATGCTCCTGGTGGCCATGGCATATGATAGATATGTAGCCATATGTCGACCCCTGCACTATGCAGCCATCATGAGCTTACGCAAGTGCACAGCTCTAGTGGTGGGCTCCTGGGTCATTGGGGTTCTGCACTCAGTAAGTCAGCTGGTCTTCACAGTAAACCTTCCATTCTGTGGCCCCAATAAAGTGGACAGCTTTTTCTGTGACCTTCCTCTGGTTATCAAACTTGCCTGCACTAATACATATCTCCTCCAGGTTCTGATGCTGTCAGACAGTGGTTTAATTGCCATGACCTCCTTTGTGCTCTTGCTGACCTCATATTCAATCATCCTGTTCACTGTGCAACGTCGTTCCTCAGTGGGCATGGCCAAGGCACGGGCCACCCTGACTGCCCACGTCACTGTGGTGACCCTCTTCTTtgggccctgcattttcatttatgCCTGGCCTTTTGGCAACTTCCCAGCAGATAAGGTGCTCTCAATATTCTATACTGTTTTCACCCCTCTCTTAAACCCCTTGATCTATGCGTTAAGAAATAAGGAAGTAATAACAGCAGTGCGAAAACTGAGTCGACAAGTCAGTTCTTGA